A region of Vigna radiata var. radiata cultivar VC1973A chromosome 10, Vradiata_ver6, whole genome shotgun sequence DNA encodes the following proteins:
- the LOC106774950 gene encoding olee1-like protein — translation MAKSSIIIFASVLCLLSFLSSVCAKERYMVEGTVYCDTCRLQFLTKLSEFMEGATVRVMCSQVDNANNVTFNKETTTNSLGAYRVEVDGDHEDDTCEVTLVKSPRADCNEIDREAHLLQAARISVTKNNGIVSNIRQANPLGFLKKERLPGCAELMKELGINEDGTPISN, via the coding sequence ATGGCAAAGTCTTCAATCATCATCTTTGCCTCCGTCCTATGCTTGTTATCCTTCTTGAGCTCGGTTTGTGCCAAAGAGCGCTACATGGTAGAGGGCACTGTTTACTGTGACACCTGTCGTCTTCAGTTCCTGACGAAGTTGTCTGAGTTCATGGAAGGTGCGACTGTGCGGGTGATGTGCTCACAAGTTGACAACGCAAATAACGTGacattcaacaaagaaacaacgACAAATTCATTGGGAGCTTACAGAGTGGAGGTGGATGGAGACCACGAGGATGACACTTGCGAGGTGACCCTTGTGAAGAGCCCAAGAGCAGATTGCAACGAGATTGACAGAGAGGCTCACCTGTTACAGGCTGCCAGAATCAGCGTCACTAAGAACAATGGAATCGTCTCCAACATTCGTCAGGCCAACCCTCTTGGATTCCTCAAGAAGGAGCGTCTCCCTGGCTGCGCGGAACTTATGAAAGAACTTGGAATCAACGAAGATGGCACCCCCATCTCAAACTGA
- the LOC106775501 gene encoding U-box domain-containing protein 7 has translation MGQHCFLHVLCASSLFLSLRSSANTLIYFSLSVSKSETETKLYKNQTPNPHFFKLHHLSFVFSFLLNMSTPSSSSSIWVFSNIKLQFFARIRRFLQSKATRKRFDTSDRFDAAKGSGEHKKPENIETVQVMQKTEEEEEEVSAIMFQRTVKMLHFGNWEEKEVAAKEIEKLAKEDVKVRKLITELGVVPVLVSMAASPVASRRRAGLTALVHLADGTYTNKALIVEAGILSKLAKTMDLVDESITSKLAELLLSLSSLVNTEFPLASLDFIPLLRHIFETDTCFDTKESCLSALYNLSTVLENASAMVSSGLVPILLEASSLKEISEKALATLGNLSVTLMGKKAIENSTMVPETFIDILSWEDKPKCQELSVYILMILAHQSSLQRKKMAQAGIVPVLLEVVLLGSPLAQKRAMKLLQWFKDERQTKMGPHSGPQTPRFAMGSPLNQREAKEGKKMMKSLVKQSLQRNMQIITHRANAAGESSKLKSLIISTSSKSLPY, from the exons ATGGGACAGCACTGTTTTCTGCATGTGCTCTGTGCTTCctctttatttttaagtttgcGGAGCTCTGCTAATACTCTTATTTACTTTTCTCTCTCTGTCTCAAAGTCAGAAACAGAAACTAAGTTGTACAAGAACCAAACCCCAAACCCGCACTTTTTCAAACTTCACCATCTTAGCTTTGTTTTCTCCTTCCTCTTAAACATGTCAActccttcatcatcttcttctatTTGGGTGTTCTCAAACATAAAGCTTCAGTTCTTTGCCCGCATCAGACGGTTTCTCCAATCCAAAGCAACCAGAAAGCGTTTTGATACCTCCGATCGGTTTGACGCGGCTAAGGGCAGTGGTGAACACAAGAAGCCTGAAAATATTGAAACAGTACAGGTTATGCAGAAGActgaagaggaggaggaagaagttTCTGCGATCATGTTCCAGAGAACTGTCAAGATGCTTCACTTTGGAAACTGGGAAGAGAAGGAAGTGGCGGCAAAAGAGATTGAAAAGTTAGCCAAGGAAGATGTTAAGGTCAGAAAGTTGATTACAGAACTTGGGGTGGTGCCGGTGTTGGTATCTATGGCGGCGTCGCCAGTGGCTAGCCGCAGGCGAGCCGGGTTGACGGCGTTGGTCCACCTGGCTGATGGAACTTACAC GAACAAGGCTTTGATAGTTGAGGCAGGAATATTGTCGAAGCTGGCAAAGACAATGGACCTTGTAGATGAATCAATAACAAGTAAATTGGCAGAGTTGCTTTTGTCACTGTCATCACTAGTAAACACTGAGTTCCCTCTTGCTTCATTAGACTTTATCCCATTACTTAGGCACATTTTTGAGACAGACACATGTTTTGACACGAAAGAATCGTGTTTGAGTGCTTTGTATAACCTATCAACTGTATTAGAAAATGCATCGGCTATGGTTTCAAGTGGGTTGGTCCCTATCCTCTTGGAAGCGTCATCGTTAAAAGAAATTTCAGAGAAAGCACTTGCCACTCTAGGGAACTTGTCAGTGACTTTGATGGGGAAGAAAGCAATAGAGAACAGCACAATGGTCCCAGAAACCTTCATTGATATTTTGTCATGGGAAGATAAGCCTAAATGCCAAGAGTTATCGGTGTATATTTTAATGATTCTAGCACATCAGAGTTCGTTGCAAAGAAAGAAGATGGCACAGGCAGGGATTGTTCCTGTGCTTCTTGAAGTGGTTTTATTGGGCAGCCCTTTGGCTCAAAAGAGAGCAATGAAACTATTGCAATGGTTTAAGGATGAAAGGCAGACTAAGATGGGGCCACATTCTGGTCCACAAACACCAAGATTTGCAATGGGATCACCTTTAAATCAAAGAGAAGCAAAAGAAgggaagaaaatgatgaagagtTTGGTGAAACAGAGTCTGCAAAGGAATATGCAAATAATAACTCACAGGGCAAATGCTGCAGGGGAATCTTCTAAATTGAAGTCTTTGATCATCAGCACAAGTTCCAAGAGTTTGCCTTATTAA
- the LOC106774949 gene encoding olee1-like protein: MTRSSIIILASALCLLSFLSSACAKERFFVKGTVYCDTCRVQFLTRMSELMEGATVRMMCSQVDNANNVTFNKETTTDANGAYKMEVDGDHEEDTCEVTLVKSPRSDCNEIDKEAHLLQAARVSITKNNGIVSNTREANPLGFLKKDRLPGCEELIKELEINDDGTPITN; encoded by the coding sequence ATGACAAGGTCTTCAATCATCATCCTTGCCTCCGCCCTTTGCTTGTTATCCTTCCTGAGCTCGGCTTGTGCCAAAGAGCGCTTCTTTGTAAAGGGCACTGTTTACTGTGACACATGTCGTGTTCAGTTCCTGACGAGGATGTCTGAGTTGATGGAAGGTGCGACTGTGCGGATGATGTGCTCACAAGTTGACAACGCAAACAATGTGacattcaacaaagaaacaactACAGATGCAAATGGAGCTTACAAAATGGAGGTGGATGGAGACCACGAAGAAGACACTTGCGAGGTGACCCTTGTGAAGAGCCCAAGATCAGATTGCAACGAGATTGACAAAGAGGCTCACCTCTTACAGGCTGCCAGAGTCAGCATCACTAAGAACAATGGAATCGTCTCCAACACTCGCGAGGCCAATCCTCTTGGATTCCTCAAGAAGGACCGTCTCCCTGGCTGCGAGGAACTTATCAAAGAGCTTGAAATCAACGATGATGGCACCCCCATCACCAACTGA